In Prosthecodimorpha staleyi, the following are encoded in one genomic region:
- a CDS encoding sulfite exporter TauE/SafE family protein codes for MTAQAVTADLLFYLLAIPAAALVGGSKGGVPMVGMLAVPLLTLVVPPIQAVGMLLPIYVVSDMFGLWVYRHAFDRRNLAILIPAGIAGVGVGWATASLVSEAAVTLMLGLIGLAFCLDRWLRPATLERKPADVPRGIFWGMLTGFTSFVSHAGSPPYQWYVLPQRLDKYVYAGTTTILFAVINLTKLAPFWMLGQLNLGSLETALTLAPAAVIATFAGARVVKMIPEGAFFRLVEFGLFAISLKLIWDGAHALAG; via the coding sequence GTGACCGCTCAAGCTGTGACCGCCGATCTCCTGTTCTATCTCTTGGCCATCCCGGCCGCCGCGCTGGTCGGCGGGTCCAAGGGCGGCGTGCCGATGGTCGGGATGCTGGCGGTGCCGCTGCTGACGCTGGTCGTGCCGCCGATCCAGGCGGTCGGCATGCTGCTGCCGATCTACGTGGTCTCCGACATGTTCGGGTTGTGGGTCTATCGCCACGCCTTCGACCGCCGCAACCTCGCGATCCTGATCCCGGCCGGGATCGCCGGCGTCGGCGTCGGCTGGGCGACGGCGTCGCTGGTCTCGGAAGCCGCCGTCACGCTGATGCTCGGCCTGATCGGCCTCGCCTTCTGCCTGGACCGCTGGCTCCGCCCGGCCACGCTGGAGAGGAAGCCGGCCGACGTGCCGCGCGGCATTTTCTGGGGCATGCTGACCGGCTTCACCAGCTTCGTGTCGCATGCCGGCAGCCCGCCCTACCAATGGTACGTGCTGCCGCAGCGGCTCGACAAATATGTCTATGCCGGCACGACGACGATCCTGTTCGCGGTCATCAACCTGACCAAGCTGGCCCCCTTCTGGATGCTCGGGCAGCTCAATCTCGGCAGCCTGGAAACCGCCCTGACGCTCGCCCCGGCGGCCGTGATCGCCACCTTCGCCGGCGCCCGCGTGGTCAAGATGATCCCCGAGGGCGCCTTCTTCCGCCTGGTCGAGTTCGGCCTCTTTGCGATCTCCCTGAAACTGATCTGGGACGGCGCCCACGCGCTCGCCGGGTGA